In Salvelinus fontinalis isolate EN_2023a chromosome 8, ASM2944872v1, whole genome shotgun sequence, the genomic stretch gaaacaatgtaaaccaacactgtatagcctcaacatggttaaaactataatgctgatatcatggatggtcactCCTTGcctccatagctctgtctatgaattagagactagttacatttctccagccccatccatcatcgtattaccaaaacagtggtggaattgcagctttgatattgtttcaactgcagatttttttaaagggacaacctagGATTTAAAGTGAAACAAAATGGCTGCTcagagacttggtttggtaaacggctgagggatgggggctggagaaatgtaaccactctcaaattcatagagaaagctattATATCAACCTTAACCCAAAACCTAGCGAtctcgtcaagaagttcagacatcttggcgtaacagttaaaaggtgttggcttgacagtcactGGACCCAGATTTGAGTCCAGCTCAGGGCTACCCtctgaattcactacactatgaatacaagaactggccatccatgaggtcaaaattatagtttaaccaggtttctaggctatatagtatattctagaattcatccatgatgtcataatggtagtttaaccaggtttctatgCTATAtcgtatattctagaattcatccatgatgtcataatgatagtttaaccaggtttctaggctatatagtatattctagaattcatccatgatgtcatagtgatagtttaaccaggtttctaggatatatagtatattctagaattgccagtgTAGATTTTCTGTGGGGTTCAAAttgttagagctgttgataagtcattgtataatattcagccaatttattttcatgccattacATCAATATTGCCCAACCAGAAGAGAAAAAAATATTCCTGAACCACCTCCTCTGCTGGCCTTTGTAAATTCTTACgttgctggtaataggctacacaagCAGTCGGCAACCTACATTTGGAGTGTAAATTTAACTGACCttttctaccgatctgcgtgccagttatgattttaatatgcacattttactggagcagtttcatttaatttataatagtatctcaaaatcattgtctgtgattaatttacattctatctaaatctaaatgaaaattacacaaatctaaaagtgacttttattgccattgccaactatgtaaaaaatagcctacataaagccaacaaataaaaacattgcaaataaatcctataaatcacatggcctgtctacaacaaacttgaaacattgtataaaatattctgggctcCCAGTTTCCCGCACCAGTGAgtttgggacagacacagctgtaggctatttgtgaaaggggtaagaagtaatcaggtattttatgacatttccactggatcagagcattacatttttcccttttgtgccgagtggttatcgaaagggcgagagctggaaatattttacaAATACTTTGAGGAGTTATTCTCATTTGCAGttgattttgattagactttgttcacttgctgtttgaggtgaaaaaaatgtgctttgagaaatcaaatcagatcaaattttatttgtcacatacacatggttagcagatgttaatgcgagtgtagcgaaatgcttgtgcttctagttccgacaatgcagtaataaccaacaagtaatctaatctaacaattccacaactactaccttatacacacaagtgtaaagggataaagaatatgtacataaagatatatgaatgagtgatggtacagaacggcataggcaagatgcagtagatggtatcgagtacagtatatacatatgagatgagtaatgtagggtatataaacataaagtggcatagtttaaagtggctagtgatacatgtattacataaagatggcaagatgcagtagatgatatagagtacagtatatacatatacatatgagatgagtaatgcagggtatgtaaacattatattaagtggcattgtttaaagtggctagtgatacatttttacataatttccatcaattaccattattaaagtggctggagttgagtcagtatgttggcagcggccactaaatgttagtggtggctgtttaacagtctgatggccttgagatagaagctgtttttcagtctctcggtccctgctttgatgcacctgtactgacctcgccttctggatgatagcggggtgaacaggcagtggctcgtgtggttgttgtccttgatgatctttatggccttcctgtgacatcgggtggtgtaggtgtcctggagggcaggtagtttgcccccggtgatgcgttgtgcagacctcactaccctctggagagccttacggttgtgggcggagcagttgccgtaccaggcggtgatacagcccgacaggatgctctcgattgtgcatctgtagaagtttgtgagtgcttttggtgacaagccgaatttcttcagcctcctgaggttgaagaggcttagctgcgccttcttcacaacgctgtctgtgtgggtggaccaattcagtttgtccgtgatgtgtacatcgaggatcttaaaactttccaccttctcctctactgtcctgtcaatgtggaaagggggttgctccctctgctgtttcctggagtccacgatcatctcatttgttttgttgacgttgagtgtgaggttattttcctgacactacactccgagggccctcacctctcctccctgtaggccgtctcgtcgttgttggtaatcaagcctaccactgcagtgtcgtccgcaaacttgatgattgagttggaggcgtgcatggccacgcagtcatgggtgaacagggagtacaggagagggctcagaacgcacccttgtggggctccagtgttgaggatcagtggggtggagatgttgttacctaccctcaccacctgggggcggcccgtcaggaattccaggacccagttgcacagggcgggatcGAGAACCAGGGTCTCgtgcttgatgacgagtttggggGGTACTATggcgttaaatgctgagctgtagtcgattaacagcattctcacataggtattcctcttgtccagatgagaagctccacaactcattagtggtgCAGCGTTatgacaatcagaaatactatgagacatccccaaatgggcacatttatagacCTACATTTGCGAACAGGCcagtgtctttggctatgccggattaagtgatatgacatgctattctataaaatcctttctccgtAATAAATGATATTACCTAATTGAGCttatcatgtaaatgtaattaactagaaagtcggggcaccacaaaataatatttgtaaagctgttatcttccgaataaactcttaaagacctagtaatattttacatcaatagcagtcaatattaatcgtcaccttatttcagtctcatctgaaagttgtaaattcttggttatcttcacgaaccctggctaacaagttgaatctgcaatacaaaattgggtttaattatttactaaatacctaactaatcacacagaattacatatacacagaatgaatcataccttgattacaaattacgtcataaaggaaaacgtccctagcgggcggaacagatatgacagctggttacacaaaagaaaagggggctgggtttgagtgaaagagcgggaagacttgaggaacaaagggagaagccatgcaatcgtaaatacagtatcttatgcattctaaattaccgcccatttggaaaaggaaaatgcaataaatatttactatgagctgcgcttcggtaggttgctggtagatggaagaccgtgttgcccaacagagtcctttgtcctttgaagaatgtctctggtggtcactggatacgttggagtaacgtcgttgtgtggtagacgggatactctgtctgttctttcctagcccacatttgcagctgctgttgctaactcaacggctaggaggtatcacttctgtagtgaataagagttcaaagttcataccattcgcaaccaaagctcacgctgagattggcttagttctgtagttgacatctgaaccattctgacatcggattGTCATCCTAACATCCccggaacaggaggttacattttcgtcaaggctttatatagtggagggagaagggtgtgtttaaaagttttataacccatgtctcttcacaggggcgggccactgattgagcaaagccctaaccttatgaaaaccgaatctctcatttggaagctaaaattacatttaatctcttcatcaataattttatattcaaacatttaaatttaacaacaattccatgtgaatccgataactacaatgtgcagactttccactgtagagtttgtcatcctatcattgatgagaatgtctcagatgacaaccgatcaattggtcggattaccagaatatggttcatttccccccaccttctgatgttcccagaatctctgttAACCAAAGGATTTtcaaatgtcacatcagtagggtagagagaggaaaaagggggggagaggtatttatgactgtcataaacctacccccaggccaacgtcatgacaccaggtagactagtcctacttctatatgcgtaatTAGGTGtgtgcgtccttactcaacattgacaggagtgtttcaaacaaaagacaatgaataaatttACAAAACTGACACATCTTGCGGGGTCAGGTCTGGGTGGTCTGCCATGGGCCGTTTCATTTAGTATCCGTTGGGGTCGGCATGGGGAATGATTGTATTtcccatagtatgttgtaccgaagttgaCCGACTGAAAGGGAGTGTAACTTTATGACTATaattactgttccctgaaggagggaaacgaggtaTCAACACCTGTTTGGCCCCGCCCCTTCCTAGCTCGGTGAAGAGCAATATTAAATTGAatatgacctaaggctcgtatttctgtgtttattatattataattaagtctatgatttgatatttgatcgagcagtctgactgagcggtggtaggctgcagcaggctcgtaagcattcattcaaacagcactttcctgcgtttgacagcagctcttcgcaatgcttgaagcacagctctgtttatgacttcaagactatcaactcccaagattacgctggcaatactatagtgcctataagaacatccaatagtcaaagttataagaaatacaaatggtatagaaatagttctataattcctataactacaacctaaaacttcttaactggaaatattgaagactcatgttaaaaggaaccaccagctttcatatgttctcatgttctgagcaaggaacttaaacgttagctttcttacatggcacatattgcacttttactttcttctccaacactttgtttttgcattatttaaaccaaatggaacatgtttcattatttatttgagactaaattgattttactTGTATTATATTAagataaaataagtgttcattcagtattgttgtaattgccattattacaaatatatatataaaatcggCCGATTAGTCGGATTCGGCTTTTTTtgatcctccaataatcggtatcggtcgACCTCCTACTATGTTATTGTTTGGTGATGGTATGGgccaatttgtttaacacttagtTTACAAACCCTCATTGTCAGGCTGATAGGAAAGATAGCCAAaaagcattttactggttgaagtgttttttaaaGTAAAAAGCAGTTGATTTGCGACAATAACACGAACATATTAAGCAGATGATTCAAACAagccaattataatccaaagtaatgtgaaatgcactcataagcaacctggaaatggaggctATTTTTGCTTTCAGCCTATGAGAACTCCCCTATGGCGGTGAATTAGTGAATAGACACAgagcttaatgtgagtttccttGAGTAGCACTCCTGACTTGCGCTGTAATATTCAaaatacattgtgaaaaactaaaatcttcgtttaccatttttgctccaggcagatatattacatcctcattagcagatgtactacatccataactagcggtttcctcattagcagggaggagtttctgcATCAAATTGTGTGTGCATTGACCTTGGGCTGCAATTTTAGCAAACCCagagaaaggggcctatattggagaccaaaagttgtCTGGCACAGTGCTTAGGATTTCAACAACTTGAATAACTtacaagacaaaatatgactatTGTTGCTAACTTGACTCTCTTAATTGTCAAATTTAACAGacatcaattgttgtacaacttcATGGGTATGCtctgggcatcaccttttacctcaaataaacagtggatttctgctgttgtgggcctttaaccatctgtctgactttgtgaTTCACACAGAAGAGAGACTAGACTATCGTGGGCCCTCTGGGGAtcctcaacaacatcatgatgctgaagaggcagagaagagtctctccaggtcagaactcctcaagaaacacctgcagagacccacagggaagaaatctaaCTGCTGCTCTGGCTGTGGGAAAAGATTCAACTCTTCAGTAAAACTTAAAATACATCAAAgaattcacactggagagaaatcTTTTGGCTGTGAACAATGTGGGAGGAGTTTTACTGCGCCTAGccatctgactatacaccagagaacacacacaggagagaaacctcatagctgtgatcaatgtgggaagagtttttctcggCCAGACAGCCTGATGGTACACCAGCggggacacacaggagaaaaaccttatagctgtgatcaatgtgggaagagttttactacatctggccagcttactttacaccagagaatgcacacaggagagaaaccttatagctgtgatctatGTGGGActagttttactacatctggccagctgactatacaccagagaatgcacacaggagagaaaccttatagctgtgatcaatgtgggaagagttttacatcatctggccagctgactttacaccagagaatacacacaggagagaaaccttatagctgtgatcaatgtaggaagagttttactacatctggccagctgactttacaccagagaacacacacaggagagaaaccttatagctgtgatcaatgtgggaagagttttactagatcTGACCATCTGAtgctacaccagagaatacatacaggagagaaatcttatagatgtgatcaatgtgggaagagttttactagatctggccatctgacattacaccagagaatacacacaggagagaagccttatagctgtaatcaatgtgggaagaaatactctgataaaagatctctgattaaacatcagaaaatacatgaaggagttgtttcatgatatcaatgaagtAATGTcccaatgtagaatgttttaacattgtagaatgattattttaataatgtcacaatgtagaaccctaaatgttTGCCCCCTtttctattgatttcaacatgatatgtatattagcctcaggggaaagatccaggctctgaattgaaagagtactatttatgtgatttaacaaaaagtgactaacaaaaaagaGTTGTGTTACACTGACTgtgttggtgacccacttgaatcaaaatgcaacatttcaaaatgtagctagcggttttctacaaattgtcctctaaccagtgatgtacacattattcccagattccgtgtggtttttgagctgttagttttaacaggacgtgcaacctcatctccctcctcgcacaattgatttcaacatgatatcgatgagtaatgacaaataagtgttgcgttcctttgtttagcgagcCCTAAATataaatgcatcactccaaatgtagctgactgtcttctgcaggttgtcctctaaccagtgaggtaaaatatatctcccatttccatgttttttttttagttgTGTTCATTTCAACAGCAcatacaacctgatttcccccctaatcaaTATCAGTGATTTactgctacttgtcaaaacataAGTGTTTCTGgtgcagtttataaggtgcttgttttaaaaaatacaagtaatatgattattgtggcagatgtttgtgtatatagcCCATTTTATGTTAAGCttttcaatttatcccaaactgtttctgcatattggttattgatttggaaacttgttaaaaaaataataataataatattggaAAGACATTGAAAACAAAGTCCAATATGTGTTCGGTTGTAGTTGAATGTGAAAGTTGAAAATGTTGTTTTGGGTTGTTTTTTTCAATGACTTTAAAACAACTTAATTTCAACGTACTTGCAGCCTATACACATGGACGCAGTATAATAAATTGGTCTATAATCAATTGTATTAACAATCctacatcactccagtatttctttACAACATCCAAgtgctaattgtctttattccactactgaagaagcagGACTtaaatcacctcatatttcaaacatccagcatgacaaaagatacatgttttatttttccATGCCTCATCATTAAGTGAattattgccaatacatattaacaaaggggtgtacatttggtTTTGATATTTCATGTTTAATattcatgtaacatttagtaatcataaatatttatgcaaccaactgacaatatttgggtacaattatattgacattgttgccctgcttttagaacatcagggttcattctcagatgtgccaacccaaatgtactagagcatgacattggggactgggccccgatccaacaacatgcctatctagtgaaccctgaaaagagagagaagcgcTGCAGttaggtggaaagttactacagatattgcaggagtttcctcttaAAATCAGACATGTCCGTAGTGAGGACAACTTGGTCGCTGATTttctcaagggtgggcagtcatAAAGATTtgtgttttgcgtttagccagtgaGTTGCCATGGATCTTATTTTGACTGCATGTTATTCCGTATTGGAGattagttttgtttgggctcgttccaaggggacgagagttctagaagctagtgagttttaggattctATAGAAAGAAAAAGGAGAAGATACGATTATATATTATCatttagaaatgtgttttttcttgtttttaattgttgacagccagtagacaccatgtttcAATTGTAGAAGGttaagcattgtagttgattataatgtgaaataaagatgttttctgttggtggtaagcaaactttccaacagaaatataggatatatttgttgtctataggtgttacaggctttggtttttccatttatgttttgaggttggactttagcatgtATAGCTCATTAGCACAGGATGCACTGATTGGTGCCACCTctttagtcagtatgtgttacacctgtgctgccTTGTCCATcctttagtgggaaggtgtttcacctgagctggtccaggttctatttaagagtttctggcccagtgctccagttgtcttgatcaatgtggagagtcaacacctttagttgctccacctttttggtttgcttcctgtctttaagtttggtgtgggtttttcttttgtttgccccttgggcagatttagtgggtctcatggtgggtgtcttttaggtcccagttgttgttactagtcaatttcagtggacacccccatagtgtctttcagaacccctcctaaaaaacaagcttatatttggggttgGATGTTGCATCCAATTAATATtgtaatcaatggcatttccttagaaTGCTCAATAGTCTTCTGTTTTTTATCCTCTTTTgttgtttattttcattgttttttcctgtgaagccaatgtgttgcatccatgtctgaaatgtgctgtataaataaagcttgacttgatttcaacaaatgaacccaatgactgaccTATCAACAGACTCCTAGTATGAAAATCAGTAGCAATCCCATGTCAAAGGATTCAACTACTGAAAATTGAAACAAACAAATGGATCATACAGATCAATCacacttttccagcctgctgaaggagtggtaaacaccacccccggctctaccaggggcttgaggtggtctcccacggCTCTGCTTATGttatgttctgtggccttgccgttccatttcttgactgcccctgcaacacagaaagaaacacatttagtcatattatacactgctcaaaaaaataaagggaacacttaaataacacaatgtaactccaagtcaatcacacttctgtgaaatcaaactgtccacttaggaagcaacactgattgacaataaatttcacatgctgttgtgcaaatgaatagacaaaaggtggaaattataggcaattagcaagacaccccccaaaacaggagtgattctgcaggtggtgaccacagaccacttctctgttcctatgcttcctggctgatgttttggtcacttttgaatgctggcggtgctctcactctagtggtagcatgagacggagtctacaacccacacaagtggctcaggtagtgcagttcatccaggatggcacatcaatgcgagctgtggcaaaaaggtttgctgtgtctgtcagcgtagtgtccagagcatgcaggtgctaccaggagacaggccagtacatcaggagatgtggaggaggccgtaggagggcaacaacccagcagcaggaccgctacctccaccttagtgcaaggaggtgcactgcccgagccctgcaaaatgacctccagcaggccacaaatgtgcatgtgtcagcatatggtctcacaaggggtctgaggatctcatctcggtacctaatggcagtcaggctacctctggcgagcacatggagggctgtgcggccccacaaagaaatgccaccccacaccatgactgacccatcaccaaaccggtcatgctggatgatgttgcaggcagcagaacgttctccacggcgtctccagactctgtcacgtctgtcacgtgctcagtgtgaacctgctttcatctgtgaagagcacagggcgccagtagcgaatttgccaatcttggtgttctctggcaaatgccaaacgtccggcacggtgttgggctgtaagcacaacccccaactgtggacgtcgggccctcataccaccctcatggagtctgtttctgaccgtttgagcagacacatgcacatttgtggcctgctggaggtcattttgcagggcgctggcagtgcacctccttgcacaaaggcggaggtagcggtcctgctgctgggttgttgccctcctacggcctcctccacgtctcctgatgtactggcctgtctcctggtagcgcctgcatgctctggacactacgctgacagacacagcaaacctttttgccacagttcgcattgatgtgccatcctggatgaactgcactacctgaaccacttgtgtgggttgtagactccgtctcatgctaccactagagtgagagcaccgccagcattcaaaagtgaccaaaacatcagccaggaagcataggaacagagaagtgatctgtggtcaccacctgcagaatcactcctgttttggggggtgtcttgctaattgtctataatttccaccttttgtctattccatttgcacaacagcatgtgaaatttattgtcaatcagtgttgcttcctaagtggacagtttgatttcacagaagtgtgattgacttggagttgcattgtgttatttaagtgttccctttatttttttgagcagtgtataaaacactcaaagtaatggatatggagcatctatggcctcagttacacctggcacctaaatgtgacttctgatCACTCCAAACTGCATTAGGTCTGGATGCACAAAAGTCACAATGTGCTGCATTAGGTTTAGATCTGCCAGGATGGGCATTGTGTTCGGAATTTGAGTCTGGCCATCGAATATGCATCagcaatgtaaagagatggggtgaatgagtggggaaaagtacatttgaCACAAATTACCTTAAAAATATCAAATGCATGTGAGGGGAAATtaactttcatacagccaaaagGGGTGAGAATTTCcactaatgtaaataaacatggatgatggaacatattcccttttgcGGACGTGATGAACCGCGAAGGGAAtataaatatttaccatctaaaccttgtgtgacctctcacctctctgg encodes the following:
- the LOC129860430 gene encoding zinc finger protein 664-like, giving the protein MSLLNYSRPAKEEEICWTEKEALVKEEKEEQNITVKQEVEGEADVVKEEKDGSVKEEEDTFRVKEEEDVAVKEEGEEKEEHTVFGVKDEVEMNFTSRKEEEEKETGYLVPVSQTHLKASNGELSRKMVLRNRSLINTKERLDYRGPSGDPQQHHDAEEAEKSLSRSELLKKHLQRPTGKKSNCCSGCGKRFNSSVKLKIHQRIHTGEKSFGCEQCGRSFTAPSHLTIHQRTHTGEKPHSCDQCGKSFSRPDSLMVHQRGHTGEKPYSCDQCGKSFTTSGQLTLHQRMHTGEKPYSCDLCGTSFTTSGQLTIHQRMHTGEKPYSCDQCGKSFTSSGQLTLHQRIHTGEKPYSCDQCRKSFTTSGQLTLHQRTHTGEKPYSCDQCGKSFTRSDHLMLHQRIHTGEKSYRCDQCGKSFTRSGHLTLHQRIHTGEKPYSCNQCGKKYSDKRSLIKHQKIHEGVVS